The genomic stretch ATGACAATTGGAGTATCAAGATGAAGGCGCTACTAGGAGCTCAAGATGTGTGGGATATCGTTGAGAAAGGCTTCAATGAGCAAGATGAAGCCTCGCTAAGCCAAGGTGTAAAGGAGACATTGAGGGAGTCACGAAAGAGAGACAAGAAAGCTCTCTTCCTCATTTATCAATCGGTGGATGAAGATACATTTGAGAAGATCTCCAACGCAACGACGGCCAAAGAAGCATGGGACAAACTTCAAACTTGCAACAAAGGAGTGGAACAGGTGAAAAAAATTCGTCTTCAAACTCTTAGAGGTGATTTTGAACGTTTATTTATGGAAAAGTCCGAGTCAATTTCTGATTATTTTTCTCGAGTATTGGCCGTAGTCAATCAACTTAAAAGAAATGGTGAAGATGTTGATGAGGTAAAAGTCATGGAGAAAATACTTCGCACTTTAAATCCAAGTTTTGACTTCATTGTTACCAACATTGAAGAAAACAAGGATTTAAATACCATGACTATTGAGCAACTCATGGGTTCCTTACAAGCATAcgaagaaaaacaaaagagaaaaattaaaCAAAAGGAGACTATGTAGCAACTACTACAACTCAACATAAAGGAAGCAAATTATGCGAATTACAAGAGCCAAAGAGGACGAGGTCGTGGCCAAGATCGTGGGCGTGGACGAGGACATGGAGGAGAAGGAAGAGGCAGTTACAACAACTACTCTAACAATGGAGAAAGAAGTTGGAATCCACAAACAACAAGAGGTCGTGGAAGAGGAAATTCATGGTCGAGGTGTGACAA from Lathyrus oleraceus cultivar Zhongwan6 chromosome 7, CAAS_Psat_ZW6_1.0, whole genome shotgun sequence encodes the following:
- the LOC127104683 gene encoding uncharacterized protein LOC127104683 — its product is MANGGFPFQMPMLTKNNYDNWSIKMKALLGAQDVWDIVEKGFNEQDEASLSQGVKETLRESRKRDKKALFLIYQSVDEDTFEKISNATTAKEAWDKLQTCNKGVEQVKKIRLQTLRGDFERLFMEKSESISDYFSRVLAVVNQLKRNGEDVDEVKVMEKILRTLNPSFDFIVTNIEENKDLNTMTIEQLMGSLQAYEEKQKRKIKQKETM